From Alcaligenes faecalis, the proteins below share one genomic window:
- the gshA gene encoding glutamate--cysteine ligase: protein MNTSHERRLALQQNPEILKGILRGIEKEGLRVDALGQLANTPHPQAIGSALTNGHITTDYAEALLELITEPRARVEDVLQELSDIHTFVASKLDQEIIWNQSMPALLPAEKDIAIAWYGKSNTGMLKHVYRRGLAERYGKPMQCIAGVHYNFSLPDGIWPLLNVCGDNLQDQRSNGYLALIRNFTRYSWLLMYLFGASPVLDANFLQGRNNNLDKIDEDTLTMPWATSLRMSDLGYHNKEAQAELQLCYNDLDTFVMRMYHAAVTSWPDYEKLGTHRDGEWIQLNTHILQIENEYYSSIRPKRTTQRSERPATALAQRGVEYIEVRCLDIDPESPTGISEQTCRFLDTFLLFCTIQDSPFFPDGGYCQDSKNNFATVVREGRRPGLMLTNQQKQSVKLQDWGHEILESLLPYAHMLDQALNTQGHTEAVQAQIRKLENPELTPSAQLLSRLRDTGLSFHDYALQRSREHHETLLAHPLPADKQAAFEQQAKDSLQAQIDIEAQDQESFEDYVQRYERNLIPPEVENS, encoded by the coding sequence ATGAACACCAGCCACGAACGCCGCCTTGCCCTGCAACAGAATCCCGAGATTTTGAAAGGGATCTTGCGTGGCATCGAAAAAGAAGGACTGCGCGTCGATGCGCTGGGCCAATTGGCAAACACTCCCCACCCGCAAGCTATCGGGTCGGCCCTGACCAACGGCCACATCACCACCGACTACGCCGAAGCCCTGCTGGAGCTGATTACCGAGCCACGAGCCCGGGTCGAGGACGTGTTGCAGGAGTTAAGCGACATCCATACCTTTGTAGCCAGCAAGCTGGACCAGGAAATTATCTGGAACCAGTCCATGCCCGCGCTCCTGCCCGCCGAAAAGGACATTGCCATTGCCTGGTACGGCAAGTCCAACACCGGCATGCTCAAGCATGTGTACCGCCGTGGCCTGGCCGAGCGCTATGGCAAACCCATGCAATGTATCGCCGGCGTGCACTACAACTTTTCCCTGCCGGATGGCATCTGGCCCTTGTTGAATGTCTGTGGCGACAATCTGCAAGACCAGCGCTCCAACGGGTATCTGGCGCTGATCCGCAACTTCACGCGCTACTCCTGGCTGCTGATGTACCTGTTTGGTGCCTCGCCCGTGCTGGATGCGAACTTCCTGCAAGGTCGCAACAACAATCTGGACAAGATCGACGAGGACACGCTGACCATGCCCTGGGCGACCAGTCTGCGCATGAGCGATCTGGGCTATCACAACAAGGAAGCCCAGGCCGAGCTTCAGCTTTGCTACAACGACCTGGACACCTTTGTGATGCGCATGTATCACGCTGCCGTGACCTCTTGGCCGGACTACGAAAAGCTGGGTACCCACCGCGATGGCGAGTGGATTCAGCTCAACACCCATATTCTGCAGATTGAAAACGAGTACTACTCCAGCATTCGTCCCAAGCGCACGACGCAGCGTAGCGAACGCCCGGCTACCGCCCTGGCTCAGCGCGGTGTGGAATATATCGAAGTACGCTGCCTGGATATCGACCCTGAGTCGCCCACCGGTATCTCCGAGCAAACCTGCCGCTTCCTGGATACGTTCCTGCTGTTCTGTACCATACAAGACAGCCCCTTCTTCCCGGACGGTGGCTACTGCCAGGACAGCAAGAACAACTTTGCAACCGTTGTGCGCGAAGGCCGCCGCCCCGGCCTGATGCTGACCAATCAGCAAAAACAAAGCGTCAAGCTGCAGGACTGGGGCCACGAGATCCTGGAATCTCTGCTGCCTTACGCACACATGCTGGATCAGGCCCTGAATACCCAAGGTCACACCGAAGCCGTGCAAGCCCAAATCCGCAAGCTGGAGAACCCCGAGCTGACGCCGTCAGCCCAGCTGCTGAGCCGCTTGCGCGACACGGGTTTGAGCTTTCACGACTACGCCTTGCAACGCAGCCGCGAACATCATGAAACCTTGTTGGCCCACCCTTTGCCTGCCGACAAGCAAGCTGCTTTCGAACAACAGGCCAAAGATTCTCTGCAAGCCCAAATTGATATCGAGGCCCAGGATCAGGAGTCCTTTGAAGACTACGTACAGCGCTACGAGCGCAACCTGATTCCACCTGAAGTGGAAAACAGCTAA
- a CDS encoding response regulator transcription factor has protein sequence MTHLTSREQSCLNWAAHGKTSWEISIILGITERTINFHFQNAYAKLGVYSRQAAITLALQQHLISGDPASELSRQRKPSPEPRPGPSRNPS, from the coding sequence GTGACGCATCTAACTTCACGCGAGCAGTCCTGCCTGAACTGGGCTGCCCATGGCAAGACCAGCTGGGAAATCAGCATCATCCTGGGCATTACTGAACGCACGATCAACTTTCACTTCCAGAACGCCTACGCCAAGCTTGGAGTCTATAGCCGCCAAGCTGCCATTACCCTGGCCCTGCAACAGCACCTGATCAGTGGCGATCCGGCTAGCGAGCTAAGCCGTCAAAGAAAACCTTCGCCTGAGCCGCGTCCGGGGCCTTCCCGGAATCCGTCATAA
- the metX gene encoding homoserine O-succinyltransferase MetX, whose translation MATDSVPSADAGALSPSCGLIPEGSVGPVQAELIAFDEPLHLRSGQVLPSYELAVETYGTLNEERSNAVLVCHALNASHHVAGYYDDDPKSTGWWDNMVGPGKAVDTDRFFVIGVNNIGSCFGSTGPSSINPATGKPWGSEFPVLTVEDWVRAQARLADYFGIRKFAAVMGGSLGGMQALSWAISCPERVENCVVIASTPRLSAQNIAFNEVARSAILSDPQFHGGNYYEHGVVPKAGLGVARMVGHITYLSDTVMAEKFGRNQRAPAQGGEYHYNYGVEFEVESYLRYQGEKFSRYFDANTYLIITRALDYFDPSRQYQGDLVKALEKVQAKFLLVSFTTDWRFSPERSREIVQALLRNQRQVTYAEIDAPHGHDAFLLEDPRYHAVVQGYYDQIATNLGLPARTRTTGVLAE comes from the coding sequence ATGGCCACTGATTCCGTCCCTAGCGCCGACGCTGGCGCCCTTAGCCCATCCTGCGGTTTGATCCCCGAAGGTTCCGTGGGCCCTGTACAAGCCGAACTCATCGCCTTTGACGAACCCCTGCATCTGCGCAGCGGGCAAGTGCTGCCCAGCTACGAGCTGGCAGTCGAAACCTACGGCACCCTTAACGAAGAACGCAGCAATGCGGTATTGGTGTGCCATGCGCTCAATGCCTCGCACCACGTTGCCGGTTATTACGACGACGATCCCAAAAGCACTGGCTGGTGGGACAATATGGTCGGCCCCGGCAAAGCGGTGGATACCGATCGCTTCTTTGTTATTGGCGTCAACAATATCGGCTCCTGCTTTGGCTCTACCGGCCCGTCCAGCATCAATCCCGCCACTGGCAAACCCTGGGGTTCCGAGTTTCCCGTTCTGACGGTAGAAGACTGGGTGCGTGCCCAGGCCCGTCTGGCTGATTACTTTGGTATCCGCAAGTTTGCGGCCGTCATGGGCGGTTCCTTGGGGGGCATGCAGGCCCTGAGCTGGGCCATCAGCTGCCCGGAGCGCGTGGAAAACTGCGTGGTCATTGCCAGTACCCCGCGTCTGTCGGCCCAGAACATTGCTTTCAACGAAGTGGCCCGCAGCGCCATTTTGTCCGACCCGCAGTTTCACGGTGGTAATTATTACGAGCACGGCGTGGTCCCCAAGGCTGGCCTGGGCGTGGCTCGCATGGTGGGCCATATCACCTACCTGTCCGATACTGTCATGGCGGAAAAGTTTGGCCGCAATCAGCGCGCCCCAGCCCAAGGCGGTGAGTACCACTACAACTACGGGGTGGAATTCGAGGTCGAATCCTATTTGCGTTATCAAGGCGAGAAGTTCTCGCGTTATTTTGACGCCAATACCTACCTGATCATCACCCGTGCGCTGGATTACTTTGATCCTTCGCGTCAGTACCAGGGGGATCTGGTCAAGGCGCTGGAAAAGGTGCAGGCCAAATTCCTGTTGGTGTCCTTCACGACAGACTGGCGTTTCTCGCCCGAGCGTTCGCGCGAAATCGTGCAGGCCTTGCTGCGCAACCAGCGTCAGGTAACCTATGCCGAAATCGATGCGCCGCACGGGCACGACGCTTTCTTGCTGGAAGACCCTCGTTACCATGCCGTTGTGCAGGGATACTATGACCAGATCGCCACTAATTTGGGCTTGCCTGCGCGCACGCGTACTACAGGGGTGCTGGCAGAATGA
- the metW gene encoding methionine biosynthesis protein MetW — translation MTKLQTQVDDAMLRPDLLRIAQWIEPGSRVLDLGCNDGTLLAHLRDTRRVVGTGVELNDQFVIASVRRGVNVIQQDLEKGLALFSDQQFDTVVLSKTLQSMHHTEHILREMARVARYGIVSFPNFGYWPHGWSILRGRMPVTGEMPYQWYNTPNIHLCTMKDFQDLAQAVGVRILDRAAFNGRDTVRFLPGWRSTLAMYRFESPHFLAA, via the coding sequence ATGACTAAGCTGCAAACACAGGTGGATGACGCCATGTTAAGACCGGATTTGCTGCGCATTGCGCAGTGGATTGAGCCAGGTTCGCGTGTGCTGGATCTGGGCTGTAACGATGGCACCTTGCTGGCGCACCTGCGTGATACACGCCGGGTTGTCGGCACGGGTGTGGAGCTGAATGATCAGTTCGTGATCGCTTCGGTGCGCCGTGGCGTCAATGTCATTCAACAGGACTTGGAAAAAGGCCTGGCGCTGTTCAGCGACCAGCAATTTGATACCGTCGTCCTGTCCAAAACCCTGCAGTCCATGCACCATACCGAGCACATCCTGCGCGAGATGGCGCGAGTGGCGCGGTATGGTATCGTCTCGTTTCCTAACTTCGGTTATTGGCCACATGGCTGGAGCATCTTGCGCGGACGCATGCCGGTCACGGGCGAAATGCCTTATCAGTGGTACAACACGCCCAACATCCATTTGTGCACCATGAAAGACTTTCAGGATCTGGCCCAGGCGGTGGGCGTACGTATTCTTGATCGTGCGGCATTCAATGGTCGCGACACGGTGCGCTTTTTGCCGGGCTGGCGCAGTACCTTGGCCATGTATCGTTTCGAGTCTCCCCATTTTCTTGCTGCTTAG
- a CDS encoding muropeptide transporter, with translation MSRVYTSPRVLPLLILGFASGLPLALVSGTLQAWATVENVSLTEIGFLTLVGSAYTLKFLWAPLIDRYAPPFMGRRRGWILVTQLLLAASIAAMGLFSPSVNLTALALLAVWVAFLSATQDIAFDAYCTDVLQAQERAAGAAVKVMGYRIAMIVSGGLALILADRWLGWSNTYFLMGGFMALCALVTLISPDPQEQSRPPRSLSEAVVAPLADFFSRPGAWSILALIVLYKLGDAFAGALSTTFLIRAAGFTLSEVGTINKVFGLAATVVGALMGGAIMARLGLYRALMIFGVLQAVSNLGYWLIAIETSPSMWLMGSVVGLENLCGGLGTAAFVALLMALCNRTYSATQFALLSALSAVGRTYLAGPLTPVLVESLGWPGFFICTVFIAVPGLLMLRCYRGLIQQLDA, from the coding sequence GTGTCACGTGTCTATACCAGTCCCCGAGTCTTGCCTTTGCTGATTCTGGGGTTCGCCAGCGGCCTGCCTCTGGCCCTGGTTTCAGGCACTTTGCAGGCCTGGGCAACCGTTGAAAATGTTTCGCTGACCGAGATCGGTTTCCTGACCCTGGTTGGCTCGGCTTATACGCTGAAATTTCTGTGGGCCCCCCTGATTGATCGCTATGCGCCGCCTTTTATGGGGCGTAGACGCGGCTGGATACTGGTCACCCAATTGCTGCTGGCCGCCTCGATTGCGGCCATGGGTCTGTTTTCTCCTTCCGTGAATTTGACTGCGCTGGCCTTGCTGGCCGTGTGGGTAGCCTTTTTGTCGGCCACGCAGGACATTGCCTTTGATGCGTATTGCACTGATGTGCTGCAAGCGCAGGAACGGGCGGCAGGGGCGGCGGTCAAGGTCATGGGTTATCGCATTGCCATGATTGTGTCTGGTGGTTTGGCCCTGATTCTGGCCGACCGCTGGCTGGGCTGGTCCAACACCTATTTCCTGATGGGTGGCTTCATGGCGCTGTGCGCACTGGTGACCTTGATTTCACCGGACCCACAGGAGCAAAGCCGCCCACCGCGCAGCTTGTCTGAGGCGGTGGTAGCGCCGTTGGCAGATTTTTTCTCGCGCCCCGGTGCCTGGAGTATTCTGGCGCTGATCGTGCTCTACAAGCTGGGCGATGCCTTTGCGGGAGCCTTGTCCACCACCTTTCTGATTCGGGCTGCCGGTTTTACCTTGTCCGAGGTCGGCACGATCAACAAGGTGTTCGGCCTGGCCGCCACCGTAGTTGGAGCCTTGATGGGCGGGGCGATCATGGCTCGCCTGGGTTTGTATCGTGCCTTGATGATTTTTGGTGTTTTGCAGGCCGTCTCCAACCTGGGTTACTGGCTGATTGCGATTGAAACTTCGCCATCCATGTGGCTGATGGGCAGTGTGGTCGGTCTGGAAAACCTGTGTGGTGGCTTGGGTACAGCGGCTTTTGTCGCTTTGTTGATGGCCTTGTGCAATCGAACTTATTCCGCCACTCAATTTGCGTTGCTGTCGGCCTTGTCGGCAGTGGGACGCACCTATCTGGCCGGGCCCTTGACGCCTGTGCTGGTCGAATCCCTGGGCTGGCCGGGCTTTTTTATTTGTACCGTCTTTATTGCTGTGCCTGGCTTGCTGATGCTGCGTTGTTATCGGGGCCTTATTCAACAGCTTGATGCTTGA
- a CDS encoding trimeric intracellular cation channel family protein produces the protein MLLLVLYIIAITAEAMTAALAAGRRDMDWVGVCTIACVTALGGGSVRDVLLGHYPLTWVQHPEYLWITAGAAILTALIAPIMRRLHSLFLLLDAMGLVVFTVIGCQIALEMKLPITVVLLSGMITGCAGGVLRDILCNDIPLLLRKEMYASVSMLTGALYLGAQHLDWHPYVTLLGPMIIGLSFRMLALHRNWQMPRFVYRDEWR, from the coding sequence ATGCTCTTACTTGTTCTCTACATTATTGCCATCACCGCAGAAGCCATGACTGCGGCGCTGGCCGCTGGCCGTCGCGATATGGACTGGGTGGGCGTCTGTACCATCGCCTGCGTCACTGCCCTGGGCGGCGGCTCGGTGCGGGACGTGCTCCTGGGGCATTACCCGCTGACCTGGGTGCAGCATCCTGAATACCTGTGGATCACGGCGGGTGCGGCCATTCTGACGGCTTTGATCGCCCCTATCATGCGGCGCTTGCACAGTCTGTTCCTGCTGCTCGATGCCATGGGGCTGGTGGTCTTTACTGTGATTGGCTGTCAGATTGCGCTGGAGATGAAGTTGCCCATTACAGTGGTGCTGCTCAGCGGCATGATTACCGGCTGTGCCGGTGGCGTCTTGCGCGACATCTTGTGTAATGACATCCCCTTGCTGCTGCGCAAGGAGATGTATGCCAGCGTTTCCATGCTGACCGGTGCTTTGTATCTGGGTGCCCAGCACCTGGATTGGCACCCGTATGTAACCCTGCTGGGCCCCATGATTATCGGCTTGAGTTTCCGTATGCTGGCTCTGCACCGCAATTGGCAGATGCCCCGCTTCGTCTATCGTGACGAGTGGCGCTAG
- a CDS encoding LrgB family protein — translation MTDGLFQIWVFLASSPLLWLTLTCSVYAGSVWMYRKSGSSPFLLPILVSVIVIVSLLLLTRTPYPVYFEGAKFIHFLIGPATVALAVPLYSQLRQLRKIWKPLTIALLIGSVTAIFSTVLIAWALGGSAETIMSVAPRSATMPIAMALAEQFNGQPSLAAVAVAITGIAGTIMARPLLNLLRIDRPEARGFAVGVTAHAIGTARALQVHETIGAFSAIGLSLNGIMTAVLVPFVPIVLRWLGVA, via the coding sequence ATGACGGACGGACTTTTTCAAATCTGGGTCTTTCTGGCCAGTTCCCCCCTGCTGTGGCTGACCCTGACCTGCTCGGTCTACGCAGGTTCGGTCTGGATGTATCGCAAGTCGGGCAGCAGCCCCTTTTTGCTGCCGATTCTGGTCTCGGTCATTGTGATTGTGTCCCTGCTCTTGCTGACCCGCACACCGTACCCCGTCTATTTTGAAGGGGCCAAGTTCATTCACTTTCTGATTGGACCGGCCACGGTTGCCCTGGCGGTGCCGCTCTATAGCCAGCTGCGTCAGTTGCGCAAGATCTGGAAGCCGCTGACCATTGCCTTGCTGATTGGCTCGGTTACCGCTATTTTCAGTACGGTGCTGATTGCCTGGGCCTTGGGTGGCTCGGCTGAAACCATCATGTCGGTCGCGCCACGCTCGGCTACCATGCCGATTGCCATGGCTTTGGCAGAGCAATTTAACGGGCAGCCTTCCCTGGCCGCGGTGGCGGTTGCCATTACCGGGATTGCGGGCACCATCATGGCGCGCCCTCTGCTGAACTTGCTGCGTATTGATCGCCCCGAAGCGCGGGGCTTTGCGGTGGGAGTAACGGCGCACGCCATTGGCACCGCCCGTGCCTTGCAGGTTCATGAAACGATTGGAGCCTTCTCCGCCATAGGCCTGAGCCTGAACGGGATCATGACCGCAGTGCTGGTGCCCTTTGTTCCGATTGTGCTGCGCTGGTTAGGCGTGGCCTGA
- a CDS encoding CidA/LrgA family protein, with product MIYAITALFAFQLLGEILVQTLSLPLPGPLAGMLLLTAALLIRGGVPSSLESTASVMLQNLMLLFIPAVTGVMLYFDRVADEWQPFLIATLGGTVITMVVTALVLNRLLKNRQEEE from the coding sequence ATGATCTACGCGATTACTGCCCTTTTCGCCTTTCAGTTACTAGGCGAAATTCTGGTGCAGACTCTGTCCTTGCCACTGCCAGGCCCTTTGGCAGGCATGCTGCTTCTGACTGCTGCCTTGCTGATTCGCGGCGGCGTGCCCAGCTCTTTGGAGAGCACGGCCAGTGTCATGCTGCAAAACCTGATGCTGCTGTTCATCCCCGCTGTCACCGGCGTGATGTTGTATTTTGATCGGGTGGCCGATGAATGGCAGCCCTTTCTGATTGCCACCTTGGGCGGCACCGTCATTACCATGGTGGTCACCGCCCTGGTGCTCAATCGTCTGCTTAAAAACCGCCAGGAAGAAGAATAA
- a CDS encoding RidA family protein, whose product MRFFSSARHTLLACSILGLGISSTAYAANTEKTAEPTAIKRFLGNSDMPFSRAVQAGDFLFLSGQIPLNEKGEIVRSSIEDQTNAALDRIEETLKLAGADFSHVVKATVYLSDIALYDQFNKTYKERLGSNFPARSLVQAKLVDGVDVEIDVQAWTGANTSPAKH is encoded by the coding sequence ATGCGTTTTTTTTCTTCGGCCCGTCACACTTTGCTGGCTTGTTCTATCTTAGGCCTGGGCATCAGCAGCACCGCCTACGCAGCCAATACTGAAAAAACCGCAGAGCCGACTGCGATCAAACGCTTTCTGGGCAACTCGGACATGCCATTCTCCCGCGCCGTACAGGCCGGGGACTTTTTGTTCCTGTCCGGACAGATTCCATTGAACGAGAAAGGCGAGATCGTACGCAGCAGCATTGAGGATCAGACCAATGCCGCACTGGACCGGATTGAAGAGACTCTGAAACTGGCAGGCGCAGACTTCAGCCATGTCGTCAAAGCCACGGTCTACCTGTCTGATATTGCCTTGTACGACCAGTTCAACAAAACCTATAAAGAACGGCTGGGCAGCAACTTCCCGGCGCGCTCTCTGGTACAAGCCAAACTGGTAGATGGTGTGGACGTGGAAATCGACGTTCAAGCCTGGACAGGCGCTAACACCAGCCCCGCCAAGCATTGA
- a CDS encoding RidA family protein, which translates to MSGIRRITSPLPLPFSRATMAGGFLFLSGQIPYDAQGEVVRGSIQDQTHAVFDRLIEGLALADATLADVVKATVWLSDMALFADFNKVYAERFGDTLPTRSLVEAKLAKNVDVEIEVQAWLGDRA; encoded by the coding sequence ATGTCCGGTATCCGCCGTATTACCAGCCCACTGCCACTGCCCTTCTCGCGTGCCACCATGGCTGGCGGCTTTCTGTTCTTGTCCGGCCAGATTCCTTACGACGCCCAAGGTGAAGTGGTGCGCGGTTCCATCCAGGATCAGACCCACGCCGTGTTTGATCGCCTGATCGAAGGCCTGGCTCTGGCTGACGCCACCCTGGCTGATGTCGTCAAAGCCACGGTCTGGCTGTCGGATATGGCCTTGTTTGCCGACTTCAACAAAGTCTATGCCGAGCGCTTTGGTGACACCCTGCCTACCCGCTCGCTGGTTGAAGCCAAGCTGGCCAAGAACGTGGACGTAGAAATCGAAGTGCAGGCCTGGCTGGGCGATCGCGCCTAA
- a CDS encoding ATP adenylyltransferase family protein, protein MSKEILQRLDQLSQAALASGDLLPVQAQEELMQDQGLTFFVRWVSTLAAKDAASVSIPGGPRDPNFNPFLPPAPALTVADASSTHNIVLNKFAVCDLHLVLADKVFSEQLSPLRDIDFRILADFLTLQGGLGFYNGGGPAGASQRHKHTQWIPQADRNGSLALYQDKLPAQAAAGSVHHHPALAFEHCFVRLVDTSDPVALSDSLLSSYRRACNELRLAPGEDGLLAAHNMLAGQGWLLVVPRSVELVDGISVNALSYAGCIYVRTPEQIDLVRQIGPLGVLARAGYARNE, encoded by the coding sequence GTGAGCAAGGAAATTTTGCAACGCCTGGACCAACTAAGCCAGGCCGCGCTGGCCAGCGGTGACTTGTTGCCCGTGCAAGCTCAGGAAGAGCTGATGCAGGATCAAGGGCTGACATTTTTTGTGCGTTGGGTATCCACTCTGGCGGCCAAGGATGCCGCCAGCGTCTCGATTCCAGGTGGACCGCGCGACCCCAACTTCAATCCTTTCTTGCCGCCGGCCCCTGCCTTGACGGTGGCTGATGCCAGCAGCACGCACAATATTGTGCTGAACAAGTTTGCTGTCTGTGATCTGCATCTGGTTCTGGCTGACAAGGTGTTCTCCGAACAGCTCAGCCCGCTACGCGATATTGATTTCCGGATTCTGGCCGACTTTCTGACACTGCAAGGCGGCCTGGGCTTTTATAACGGGGGAGGCCCGGCAGGGGCCAGCCAGCGCCACAAACATACGCAGTGGATTCCGCAAGCAGACCGCAATGGTTCGCTGGCCCTTTATCAGGACAAGCTGCCTGCGCAGGCAGCGGCGGGCAGTGTGCATCACCATCCCGCGCTGGCCTTCGAGCATTGCTTTGTTCGTTTGGTGGATACGTCCGACCCTGTGGCCTTGAGTGACAGTCTTTTAAGTTCTTACCGCCGAGCCTGCAATGAATTGCGACTGGCCCCTGGAGAGGATGGCCTGTTGGCAGCCCATAATATGTTGGCCGGCCAGGGTTGGTTGTTGGTGGTGCCACGCAGTGTGGAGTTGGTCGATGGGATTTCAGTCAATGCACTGTCGTATGCTGGCTGCATTTATGTGCGCACTCCCGAGCAAATCGACCTGGTACGCCAGATCGGCCCATTGGGCGTTCTGGCTCGAGCGGGCTATGCCAGAAACGAATGA
- a CDS encoding DNA-binding response regulator, translating into MCVSSEAHILFIAPEPAGVADLLVLLRTSFARISFALDAQQGLARCQSLLPDCVLSEYHLPRLRGDTFMRMLRSNPQTASIPVVFMSTVPCADSQLMALRSGARDFIAYQTNMQLVVERIRLHLGLKEVESDREDVSQAREWGRFTRPSLQHLLVDAVQQYVRDNLSDCLTAESLAEMFGTTGRRLNELFKGGFGLTVHDFVRSSRMRYAMHLLRQTDMAVTNVAVESG; encoded by the coding sequence ATGTGTGTCTCGTCTGAAGCACATATTTTGTTTATTGCTCCAGAACCTGCAGGGGTAGCGGATTTATTAGTTTTGTTACGCACCAGTTTCGCCCGTATCAGCTTTGCGCTGGATGCCCAGCAGGGGCTGGCGCGCTGCCAGTCCTTGCTACCCGATTGTGTGTTGAGTGAGTACCACTTGCCCCGATTGCGGGGTGATACGTTTATGCGAATGTTGCGTTCCAATCCCCAAACAGCCTCTATCCCGGTGGTGTTCATGTCAACGGTGCCCTGTGCGGATAGTCAGCTTATGGCCCTGCGTAGCGGAGCTCGCGATTTCATTGCCTACCAAACAAATATGCAATTAGTGGTGGAGCGAATTCGTTTGCATCTGGGATTGAAAGAAGTGGAGTCAGATAGAGAGGATGTCAGCCAGGCTAGGGAGTGGGGCCGATTTACCAGGCCATCTTTGCAGCATCTCCTGGTGGATGCGGTCCAGCAATATGTGCGGGACAACCTGTCGGATTGCTTGACGGCCGAAAGCCTGGCGGAGATGTTCGGGACCACAGGACGCCGTCTTAATGAGCTCTTCAAGGGCGGTTTCGGCTTGACAGTGCATGACTTTGTGCGCTCCAGTCGAATGCGCTATGCCATGCACCTGCTCAGACAAACGGATATGGCTGTAACCAATGTGGCGGTGGAGTCCGGGTAG